ggtgctggagtgtcACACCGCAGTCTCACGCGTGCGCTTCACGTGCTCCTGAGTGTACATGTCTGCAGGCAGACGTCTCAGTGCGTGCTAAAGAGTGTCTCTGGTCAGAAACCTGTGTGAGCATATGCTCCCTTGGAGGGGCTTTGGGATCAAAACAGCCTGTTGTTCCCTAGAGTTCGGGGGTCTGAGTGGGAGCCAGAGGGGCTCGTCCTTTGCAGAGAGGGTGGGGAGAACTCCAGAGAAGGTTTCCAgaggctgcagaaggaaagcagtggaggaggaagggaagggggggcggggggagagagagagagaacaccATTATTATCACAGGAATATATCTTACTTCCAAACTTTTCCAAGACACAAATGTCATGGAGCCCACCTGTCCTTCTACCCTCCCCTCCTAAATTATCATGCAAAACTATGTAATTCTTCAACGTGATAAATCAGAAAATGGGGTTATGCACCCATTCTGagacagcaaaaacaaacaCCTCCAAAGCATCTTCTGTGATATCGGTGAAACAAAGCTCACAGCTCCTTTGATGTCACTCTTAAAGCAGGTGTAAAACGATTCCTGCTAACTTAGATACCAAGCTACAGTCTATCAagcatccatccatccatccacctcACCCACCAAATAGAAAGCCAGCCCCAACATGTAACTGTACAAAACTAGGTAGCAACAGCTCCACATCTTGCAAGCACTTGATAGCAGCAAACTAGAACAAATGAGAtatgaaaaggggaaaaagcaggtGGCTTTTGGTTGTTTGAATTTTCATGGAAGGAGTAAAGCTTAGTTTGCTATGGAGCATTGAGCTATACAGCAGTACACTGTTAAAGCAAGTTTTGAACAGAACCTTTGAACCTGCCTCTTTTAAACAGGCAGCCTGTAAGTTATTGAAATATCTCTCATTCTCAGAGAAAGAATGTGCTTATCAGTGGGATATCACAGTCTGTCTTGCTCATAAGCAGACTAGAAACTCTTTCAAGGAACTAGATGATAAGAATAGTAAGCCAGTATATCTCccaggaatattttcttctccatgatGTTTGCAGCACTTTGGGCATTCAAAAATTGCCCTCCTGCACTGTGGTATTGCAAGGTGGCCGTTGTagtgacagaaaatgaaaaggaacgTGATCCATAGAAGCACTTCAGCACGGGGAATTTAGAGAGCTGGAAGGTGATTACTGAGGTTGGAAgttgctggggaaggagatgaGAGCACAGACCAGGGGAAAGCCCCAGGGGAGCTCTGACCTCTGGGACCGCAGCTATTGCTTACTTTGAACAATGACACTGCAGGGAATATCCCTGTTTATTATGAATGTTTTCACCACTTCCAAGGAAAAAGTTATGAAAGTGCCTTCCCTGGGCCATGGCAGACCTGCTCAGATCATCCGCTGAGCTGTGACAAGTGCCTGGCCAGAAGGGAAATCTGCAGCCCCTCTGTATCGCTAATTTTTGGGGTTAGGTGCTCAAGTCGCTGTGGAATACTGTCCAGATGTGACAATTGCTGTTGTGCTGTTGGGATGTGATGTGATTAGGATACCCAAGCGGTGAGCAGAGTAACAAGGAAGTGCTTGTTCCACTGTTATGAACACACTAAACAAAGTTTGTGTTTCCTTGTCTAATTAccttagaaattaaaataccacACTGGCTATTCTCTCTAGACTGACAGACAAGGAAGAtcatcctcctctcccaccccaaaTACTGGCCTCTGAAACATTTGGGCTTTTATCGCAGGTCTCTACTGCGAGTATCAGCACACCTTGATACTGCCTCATTCACAAGATCTAGAAAGACAAAAGCTTCCAGCTTCCAACATGTTCTAAAAGGATTGTGTGAAAGAAAGAATAGCTTTTTGCTGTGTTGCACAAGCTTTCCccaacacacacatacacacacacctcTTGTGTGTATGTTCACAGTATTGACTCATTACCAAAAATGGGTGGAAACGAATCAAGAAAAGCTACGGTGTTCCttgcctcctttcttttttaattgcatttgaaaTCCTCATTTTATTGAGCTTGATCAACTAGGATAATTCTGCTAATGACCTGAGAATGGGTATCCTTCTGCTGAGAAGACAAAATACACGCTAAGCGAGTGAGTTCACGACGTTTACAACACTATCTGCATTCATTTTTGATTGCATGTATTCAACAGACATGCCTGACAGTTAGGAGGATGGCTGTCTCGTAAGTGATTCAGTGTTCCTGCCTCTCCAAGTAAGGACTGAAAAAGCTGCGAACTCATATCTCCAACAGGACTTCACATTCCTAGGACTTCTAAGCTAGAAAACAAAtgaggattcttttttttttctttttctctctgtgcctcctttttaaaaaaaaaaaaacaaaaaaccaaaccaaaacctaaGCAAAACTCTTGCTGACTTTTTATCTGAttcaagcaaaaccaaatacacTTGTTCCTTCCCTGGCCAGCTTCTTCATATCCCAGATTTTAAGTTTGgaggctgtgctggttttggctcatggtatggaatatccctttggtcatctggggtcagctgtcccggctgtgtcccctcccaacttcttgtgcacccccagcctactcactggcagggcagtatgagaagcagaaaaggccttgactctgtgtaagcactgcttagcaataactaaaacacccctgaattatcaacactgtttccagcacaaatccaaatcagccccataccagctactgtgaagaaaattaactctgtcccagccaaaaccagcacaaggcATGGAAGCAGTACAGGAACAGACACATGACTCAACTCAGAGTAGAACTGTACAAAACAGGAAGATCTTCCAGttccactgttttaaaaaactaagAACAGCAACTGGatgaaacagtgaaaaaggCCTCTTCCACCAGAGGCCTACTGCAAATAGCAAGTGCTGTCTGACCCAGACAGCCTTTCCACGTAGAGCACCGGGGAGGGATGGTCCCTTTGCCGTCACAGCGGTGCGGCTTGTGCACGAGCGCTGCAGGGTAGGGAGGATTACTGCAGACTTGTCAGGGCTCATGCCAGGAGTCAGTGTGTCCTGCTTCACGCTCCCTGCCAGTGAGTCCACAGCCCAagcgtttgcagcccagaaataGACCCAGGCAGGCGCAGGGAAGACCAGGGTGTGATGGTGCACCGTGTTCAAGGATGCCTGCTGGAAGACagtctccccagctgcagcccagccctgcaacTTCCTCCCTGCCATGCAGACCCAACTGGGACACACACAGTGGTCACTTCTAGGACAGAAATCCCAGTCCCAGGCTTGGTGTCTGGCAGCTGGATGCCAGAAAGCAGCTATTATGGGGTGGCGGCAGGAACGCACGTTTCGGGGTCTGCAGCTGATGTGCAGCAGCTGGCATGCAGCAGCTGGCTAAAAGTAGCTCAGTGTGGAATTTCTCTCTTGGGCACTTGGATCTGAATTTCAAGCACGAGGCACCCTCCTGTCTATTTCTGTTCGCGTGCGTTGCTCCTCTGCCCCAACATCCACCAGGCCCGGGAATTTTTCCCTTGCAGAGTAAGGAGTTGGCATTTTGGAAGAGAGCATCTTATTCCCGCTCACCGGAAAGCAGAGTTTGGGGCACGTTAAAACAATGTTTAGCCTGTCAGTCCACCCAGGGTGATTGGAGGCAAGAGCTATACCACACAGGGCAGTCTTTTCAATACCTTACTGATCTGGCTGAAACAAAGCTCAGCAGAAACAAAGAGGACAGTGCAAATGCCGGGATGAGCTCTGGTGGTCAGGGGGAGGAAGGACTCTGAgctttctccccctgcccagaCTGAGCACTCGCAGGGTGTACAGCAACTCCTTCGCTATCAGTCTGCTCTAAACCCTGGAGTTGTTTCTACCCCTGTCAGCATCTCCTCGGTTGTCTGCTCTGTCGCCTGCAGACGTCTTCCTCAGCTCAATACTGGAGTATCTCCAGGCACAGCTCTACATCATGGCGAGCCAGGTCAAGCCCTGTGGGGTGTCTGTGGGCACTCACGTACCACACACCAGCCTGGACAccatttcagtttctgtgcCTCTCcagggggatggagaggggacagggcagggaagAACTTCCTACGGCCACGTTACCGGCCCTTCCACCCCACAGTGCGTCCGGTGCCTGGAGTCAAGCCTCTACcctgctggttttctttaagaaaatcaCACAGCTCAAGCCCACCTCCCAGGATTCCTTGAGGCAGCAGGCAAAAAAACGCTGCGGCGGAGCAAGCCCACGGCAAACGAGGGCGAGAGGCTGGGGGCCGCTGCTCTGCCCGGGCAGTTGCATCACGGGAAGGACTTGCTTCTGCAAGCGGGTACTTACGCGGGGGTCCCACACAGGGTGAGGCGTGCCCGTGCCAGGAGTGCCCTCATTTCATATACTCCCCTTCGCTCACATAGTCCATAAAAGACCCCGGCAACTCAGCAAAATCTTCCAAGACAAGACTGGTGGAGTCCTCACCCAGCAGGTCACTGTCGGGCCGGGATGCCCGGGGGCGCGGAGCCAGCGGTGGCGGTGGTGGTGGCTGCGGAGGGGGCTCAGAGACACCAGGCTGGCCAGAGGCAGGCGGCGGCTCCTCGCAGTCCTCCGGCTCCCCCTCGGAGGAGGCTGGCCCAAGGACATGGTAGAGGCTGGGCAAGCGGATGTCGAAGCGAAGGCCAAACTTGGCAAAGAGCTTCTCGTTGAGCGAGTAGAGCTTCTCCGAGATGTCGTAGCCCAGGTGGGAGGCGAAGAGCCGGGCAACGTAGCGGTCCTTCCTCAGGAGGAGATACAGCTTCTTCCTTGGCCAGGTGATGAAGCTGCAGTCGGTCTCAGCTGTCAGCGTGAcctgtggggcagggagggagtgGAGTAAGCCCCACTGCCTGGTGGGGGTCACCTGCCTTGGGGTTGCGTGCTTGTCTCCAGTGAAGGCCCCCAGCCCCTTTGACGCCTGCTCTCCTTGGAGACGACGGGGCTGGAGAGCCAGATCGTCCAAGCTGAACAATCGGATAAATCCTTACCCGCCTCTGTTTCCTCTCCGCAAGGAGCCAGAGACCAGGTTTTCCTATGCAATTAGTGGCATGCCCTTGCTATGTTTCACCCTCTTGCTTTCAGATGATGCTCCCTGTTGACACCTGAGCAATGTAGCTGAAATGAGCAGGGCAGCACAGACATCCTTATTCCTCTACAGAAACGTTACAGAAGGGGGTGTTTCTGCATGCCCAGCCAGTCCAAGTCGCCAGCGGGTAGCCCTTCGGGTAGCCCTGCGGCAGGCTGCCGGCCCATCCTGCTGCTGGGTTACACAACCCCTGCTCCGAGAAGGCCCAGGGTGCGGGAAGGACCACCTGGAAGGCTTGCCTGGTCACCCTGCGCCAGAGGGACATCCTGTCTCgccagctctgctgggtgcTGTAGGGCTGAATGGCCTTGAAGGACATGCAGCACAGCCCAGCgagggaggaaataaaagggGTTTACTGTGTTTGTGTGTAGGTAGGGAACTCACTTGAGGTTTTGTTGGGctgattttaaagaacatttcgttttgctttgggttttgccAGTGCGAACAGAGCCATTTTTCCCCTAGCTGTAAGACCAGactattaataataaaaaacattataTAATACATGAGTGTATATTGTAATACATAAGataaacataataataataataaataagaaaCACAGGAAGGGTCAAACTGCCTTGGGCCAAAGAAGAACATCCAAGTGTAATAGAGACATCAGCATGTGAACAAGTGCTGGAGCCAAAATATCCCGGGGGCTCCCTTTCACTCTATATCCAGGGGTCTCCTTGGCCAGCCACCATGGCAGAGGGCCACTGGGAAGCTGAACACAGCTTGGCTGCATGTGTGTGTCCTTGGGATTGATATTTAATGCCACTGCCGTGCAAGCAGCTGCCTtatgaaagaaatacaggagATAAAACCTGAGAACTTTCCCAGGCCGAGGCGAGCAAGAGGAAGGGTCACATGGAAATTGAAATGACCAGAATCTCATTTTCCTAACCAGCTTCTGGCACAGTGATCAAAAGCCTCCACTTCTTGTGAGGGATTGAGATGTAATAAGAAAACCTGCCTCCTAACCAGGACAGCAGGACAGATTTCGCTTGTGAATCCCCCCAACAGAAGTGCTCCAGCATCGGCAGAGCCCATGATTCAGCCTTCTGggggaaagtgccagccctgaaacCCAACTCCTTCAGGCACTGGGAGCCAGCAGTCCTGTGGGAAGAAGACACAGCCAAAGCAGAAAGCTCAAGGAACCGGCTCTCCTTGTAGATTGAGTCATGCTTCTGCCATTTTTCAGTGGGCTCAGGATTGAAACTGCTCAATCCAGAGAGCCATGGGGAAAACTTGGGCAAGAAAAACTTTCCATGCCCTCCTCCAGCAAAGTCCCAGAGTCAAACATGCATTTGTTTAACCAAATGATTGTGATGCTAGGAATAAGGTTGAGATATGCCACAGAGTTTTATTAACTACTCAGGTAAGAGGGACTAGTAGGTTAAACGGCTACCAAAAGCAGCACATCACCAAGGCTAAGCACAGCCATCAAGAGTAATTTCCTGACAGGAACATGGACTGATCAAGTCTCACCTGCTGAATGCTGGTCTCACACAGGCTGCTACTTCTTCATGCTCCTTAGTAAGCAGACACAGGTTTTAGGCATTTCCTGCACCTGGCTGCAGCCTTCCCCACCTAGGACTCTACCTCCCCATCCTGGAGCCAGGTGCAGCCGACCTCCATGACCAGCCCTGTCTTCCAGAGCCGGAGAGGGGCCAAGAGTgtggtgctggcagggctggtgcAGCCCGGCACCAGCTTGCTCCCGAGCTGTCTCACGCACCACAGATAAAGACACTCAGGAGGTCTGGGAACATTCAGTTCCACAGAAATTAGCTCAGAGAACGCTGCAGATATCTTTGTAGGTTGCATGCCATCCAGACGGCCATCTCCCTGCCAGGAGCACCAGGCAGCCATCGTTCTCTCTGCTCGACTCTTAGGCAAATACAGTCCAGGATTGAAGCCCTGTGCAAAACATGAGATACCCCCACCCCTAGCACAGCCATGCTGTTGTTGCCCTCTCTACCCCATTATCTTGGCCCGACATGCCTATTTCTGCTCACAAGCTGTAGCCCTGTGCCACAGTCACACAGTCAACTGTCTCCTGCAGCTGTACCTCTTGCAAGACCGTAATCGCTGGTGATGGCATAGCTTTCGGGAGCGACCGCCATGACCCTTTCACACATGGGCGAAATTCAGACCCGAGGAAAGCAGATTCGGAGAGCTGCCCTGGTTTAACCAAGTCTGAACAGGGCTGCCCTCATGAGAAAGCATCATCATTCCCTCATGACTGTATCACACTCCCAAGGGATTAGCAAAATCCCTCCTCATATGCCCTAACTGACATATTGACATCCTGACAGGGATCAGCCTGTCCTGGGATGTGAgttaaaagcagagagatgtgGGCTTAAGTAATCTCCTCCAGAAGGAAAGCCAAACAAATACTGTGGGGTGTTGACAGCAAGAGCAAAATCCTTTCAGTTGCTGCAAATAAGAATTGGTCTGGCCTTTCAGCAAGGGATTCTTCTGCTCAGAAAGAACTATATTCGGGTGTGAATaatcctttctgcttctccaccCCAAACACATCACCATCAGAAACTTCTGTGAGGAACAGGATATTTATGGATTTACATCACTGCTGCATATTGCCATGGCTGCCATCCTGATGCTGGAACGATGCACCCTGCTAGCAGCGTGCAGGGCAAATGCATCAATACAGGTAACTAGGGAACGCTGTAATGGAAGAGACCCAGCAATCCGATACCTCGTCTCCCTGCTAAACTGGAAGGAGCACCATGCTCCACCCTCCCTGCTATCAGCTGACAGTAGGAGCATGCACTGAGGTCTTCAGAGGAAGgtagaaaaaaagataacacAGCTGATCGCACCATCCTGTGCGGGCTAAACCatgaggaaggggaggaaagtATTCCTGGTTAGCTTTGAATGGCATAATGAGCCCCCTCTGCGCTCTTCTCAGACATGCAACGAAGCAGCAAGGAACGAAGCTGGGCTGCCGTGGGGCCGCACGGGGTTACCTGGAAAGTTCCTTCCTCAGAGGGTCGCAGCGACTCCCATTCTGGAGAGTCCAGGAACTGGTACGGAAAGACGTAGTGAAGGAATTGTCCGTCCTGGCTCACTCGGACCCTGCAGAGAGGACAGGTGGGGCACACAGGCTTAGGCCACAAAATAGATGCCACACGAACCTGATCAGCTCACACAACGTGCAGGCAGCCGGTCCCACCAGGGAGGAAAGGACTTCTCATCTCACACATGTCTCATACCCTCTCTGGGACAGCTGCAGATGCTCCAGTCTATGGGGCTGTCCCTCCTTTCTCTGTGGGAAACGGTACTTGCTGCCACTTCCCTATATTCCATCTGTTTTCCGTTTCCTGCTACAAAGCCAGCCCTCATAGGTGCAATGCTTGGTCCTAAACCAGGACTTCTCAGCCCACAAGACcgctgctgcttttcaggtaCTTTTAAGCCAGCCTGTGGCTCTTTGTACTTGCATATTCTTCCTGGCCCCAGGGTTGCACCAGGGCATTCCCTGCCTTGATGCTGGGGAGCTGTTACACCCAGAACCCCCCAAAATCGCATTGGCCATTGTTCCTGACACATCACGCTGCAAGCTCATAGTTTGCTGCTCATTACCATTCAATCTCTCTTGGCCTCCCAAGTATCCCTTTCCCCTACTTTTGCTACAATTGCCTACCAATGTCATGGTCGAACTtgcacccagctctgctgtgggagcagagaaggagagCTGCACAGGCCTGGGGCAATGGCAGGGCACTCTGGAGCTCTATTCGTAGCTCTGCACCACCAGATTTGGGGCCTCTTGCCTCCCTGTCACCATGTTCCCCCGTTGTACGATGCACAAAGGCAATTCTTGCTTTCAGCATTTACAAGGCTCAATTCAGTGTTGGCTTCCAGTCCCCTGGGAGTGCTGCCTGGAAGGGTCAGGGATCACAAGGCAGATTTACTGATCCAGGCACATTCTGCATTTCCAAGCCCCCCTTGTCTTGCTGTTGTTCAGTTTAAGAGGGGGCACCATACTAGTAGCAATGCTCTGCTGGGTCAGCAAGGACCTCACAAGGCAATAGAGTGGGTACCAGGAAATGCAAATCCAATCCCACCTCCATAGAGCATCCTATACCAGCCAAGATGCATACTTCCCACTGCAAAAGAGAGCAGAACAACTACCCTACCAGCACTGGCTTACTGTCTGTTGCAGCactttcacacacacagagcagcatcAGATTATCCAGTGCAGGGCAAGAGAGCACAGACTCTTCCCCGCTAACATTATTTGTGGATACAGTAAACTTCAGAGCAAGCTGCTCAGCACCGACATTCGGTAAGGGGAAAGACACCTGATGGAAAGACATGTACCCTATTTCCTCCCAGTGCTTTGCCATTCAGCATGGGTCAGTGATCCCAGGATGCTCTTAACACATCCTAGAAAAGggacaaacaccaaaaaaaggaaggacagCCCTTCTTCTTTACACACCCCATCACCCTCACCAGAGAGGATGGACCACCACAGTAAAACACGAGCCCCAGGTGATGCTGGGTTTGTCTTCCCAAAGGAAAATCCCTGTGAGACACACCTCTTACAGCTCAGCACTGCTCCCATTTACAgatctccttcctttcccactcTCACTTGACATTAGTGCCAAGTgtctggcagcagctgggaagccaATATCATtactattttgcatttgcattttgcaaatTGTTAAAAGAGATGTTCATAGAGGCATGCCACAAGATCTCAGGTGAACAAATGCCAGTACTTCATCAGCACAGTTCACTCACTGAGTAATCAGATCTCCAGTAAATGAATAGCAAATGTGCATGGCTTGCCAGGCAATCAGCTGCGACTATCTAGAGGTCCCTGAGGTCCTCCTTGGTGGTCCAGAGGAAGGAACATCATGAATGCATGacagcacagggaaagaaagaggccTGATGAGGCGGGATCCACCACAGGAGAGTGGTCTCCCTTTTGACGAAATGACCGTCAAAGTGAAAAATTTTGGAGCCCTGAGGGTTGAGGTGTTTGGAACAGGGGTAGAACCTCTCCCTGAACAGTGCTGGCCAGGGGGAGCAGGTGAACTGAGGACTCAGCATACTCAGTGCACAGCTGTTCACATCACAGAGGTGTGTCTGGTACCCCCAGAGACCACAGGTCCAGACACACTGCCTTCCTGCCTTGAGAAACACTCTCACGGCCAGTCTGCTCCCATCAGAAATAAGATCActttaaaatgacagagaaagaggTAAGGATTCCACAACAGCATCACAGGCAAGGCTGAGCCAGTCGCTTCACTGCACATCGCTTGATTCTGCATACCGTTCCCTGAAATATtctaatttagaaaaacaaaagaaaacaagaacaaccCCCAAAAGCAAAttgcccccctccccaacaAACAGATGCATATCctttcagaggaaggaaacaatCCTCACCCCAGTTTCTACAGAGGGTGAAAATACAACAATAAGTCACAGTGCTTTGCTGTCAGACTTTGTTCAGAAACAGGAGAGCCTTTACCTGCCAGACAGCAGCAACGAGAGGCGGTCAATGGGCGTCTTGCCCTCCACCGCATAATTCTGGTCTCTGGCTAGGAACTGGACTTGCTCTTCACAGCACTTCACAATTTCTTTGTAGACTTCCAGGGGCACCTGCAAGGGCAGGTACATGGTCTTGTAGAGAAGGTCAAACTCTTCCGGGATGGTGTCTCTGCGGAGCCGGTAAGCCAGGTGAGCCAGCTGAAGCAAGCAGGCGAGGACGAGCAGCATGTTCCAGACGAAGATATCCAGCCCACAGGCACTCAGCCAGCCCCACAGAGCATAGCAGAAGTAGCCTGGGGCCAGGAGGCCAAAGATATAGAGGGACCCAAAGATGCCACTTCCCCCCATGTAACCCAGGAGGACGATGCAGCTGGCCAGCTGGTAGGCTGCTCCCTCCATCATCTCCTTCCAGGCATCACACACCGGAGGCTGGAGAACAGCCTGGTCCCAAGAGAGGCTGCTTGCACTCATCCTTCCCCACTCCCCACCCTCCCCGGCCGTCCTGCGCTCAAAATGAGTTGTCATGCACAAAGGGTGCTGCAGAGGTCTGAAACCAGAGCTGCTGGGTagctgttcctcctcctcctcttcaatGCCAGCCGGTCCCACAGCAGTGCGCTTCAGAGCGACATGTTAAAGTGCCGCTGAATGTTTTCGCacccaaaaaatcccaaaaggGCTCGTTTCTCCTCTTTGTGGCTCACAAACCGGCAGCTGGCCCCCTCCTTAGCCACACCAGTGAGAAAAGGAGCTGGCAAATATGAGGCCAAAAGAGCTCAGTAAAAGAAAGAGTAGAGGCCATTAGCTGGAAAACTTGCAGACAGGACAGAGATCTCGTTGCACTGCCTCTCTCGCCTGCCCTCCGGCAAATGGAAATAGCGCCCGTGAGAGAGCAGCGGAGGGAGCTGGTGTGGAGTGTGGAATGTGTATCACTTGGCAGCGGAAAGGAGAGAGACCCCAAATGGATAACCATGTTTGGAATTGAAAtccaaggagaaaaagcagcGAGGAGAACAGAGAGCAAGCACGCACCCGCTACTTAACATAACTCAGGCGCCCAGATAAGCCCGGCGCAGCgcgaggaggggaaaggagaggggaaaacaaCCAGCGTATCGCGGCGAGCTCCAGCCACACGTGGGGCTCCGCACCGCTCTGCGCTCCTGCAAGAGAGTGACTTTCACCCagcacaaaaaaggaaaaaggtcaCCCCCTTCTCCTGCTGTGGCTCGTAGCAGTGGCAGGGACTTAGCAAAAGAAGAGAGGCTGGTTcttgaaaaaatgctttccaggccctgcagcacagcctctCCTTGCTCCAGGGAGCTCCATCTCGTGGGGCATTTTAGACCAAGGGGCACGAGGTAAAGCTCTGCACAGCCAGACAGTTGCGATTGCAAGGGATAAAGCTAGAGTGAATGAGCCGTTGGGACCCAGCTTCACCTATCATGAAGAGGAGACTATCCTGCTTAAAACTTTGGGAGTATAGCACTTGGAAGCGTGTTTTCCAGGGAAATCCTAGTTGAGGGAGATTCTCCCACCCCGCAGATAACAGGCTCAGTTGGGAAGTATCCTTGGGAAACGTCATCTCACATTTTCCGTTTTTTATAGCTATTTGGAACCCCCCAGACCTTCATTTAGCACAAAGAGGAAAGCGAACACTTTCCACTCGGGTAACCCGGGACACAGGCACAAGAGGGACCCACTGAGTTCAGTCCTCCGTGGTCAGCTACAGAAAAGATGCATAAATGCAATTTCTCCCCTCCTTCGAGTAACACGTTATCAGTCATACAGGCAGGATCTGCCCCGCTGCCAGGAAGCAGTTACATTTCAGGCATTGACGCAACCCACACGGTCAGTCAGCAGTATGAAGTCAGCCTGCATGGGTCAGTGGAGTAGAGATAGGGTTTCAAGGGTGGTCGTGTTTCAGGCCGAGCTTGCAGCTGCCCTGCCTAACA
Above is a genomic segment from Gymnogyps californianus isolate 813 chromosome 1, ASM1813914v2, whole genome shotgun sequence containing:
- the POPDC2 gene encoding popeye domain-containing protein 2 isoform X2, with the protein product MSASSLSWDQAVLQPPVCDAWKEMMEGAAYQLASCIVLLGYMGGSGIFGSLYIFGLLAPGYFCYALWGWLSACGLDIFVWNMLLVLACLLQLAHLAYRLRRDTIPEEFDLLYKTMYLPLQVPLEVYKEIVKCCEEQVQFLARDQNYAVEGKTPIDRLSLLLSGRVRVSQDGQFLHYVFPYQFLDSPEWESLRPSEEGTFQVTLTAETDCSFITWPRKKLYLLLRKDRYVARLFASHLGYDISEKLYSLNEKLFAKFGLRFDIRLPSLYHVLGPASSEGEPEDCEEPPPASGQPGVSEPPPQPPPPPPLAPRPRASRPDSDLLGEDSTSLVLEDFAELPGSFMDYVSEGEENSHSPHPLCKGRAPLAPTQTPEL
- the POPDC2 gene encoding popeye domain-containing protein 2 isoform X3, whose amino-acid sequence is MSASSLSWDQAVLQPPVCDAWKEMMEGAAYQLASCIVLLGYMGGSGIFGSLYIFGLLAPGYFCYALWGWLSACGLDIFVWNMLLVLACLLQLAHLAYRLRRDTIPEEFDLLYKTMYLPLQVPLEVYKEIVKCCEEQVQFLARDQNYAVEGKTPIDRLSLLLSGRVRVSQDGQFLHYVFPYQFLDSPEWESLRPSEEGTFQVTLTAETDCSFITWPRKKLYLLLRKDRYVARLFASHLGYDISEKLYSLNEKLFAKFGLRFDIRLPSLYHVLGPASSEGEPEDCEEPPPASGQPGVSEPPPQPPPPPPLAPRPRASRPDSDLLASGNLLWSSPHPLCKGRAPLAPTQTPEL
- the POPDC2 gene encoding popeye domain-containing protein 2 isoform X1; its protein translation is MTTHFERRTAGEGGEWGRMSASSLSWDQAVLQPPVCDAWKEMMEGAAYQLASCIVLLGYMGGSGIFGSLYIFGLLAPGYFCYALWGWLSACGLDIFVWNMLLVLACLLQLAHLAYRLRRDTIPEEFDLLYKTMYLPLQVPLEVYKEIVKCCEEQVQFLARDQNYAVEGKTPIDRLSLLLSGRVRVSQDGQFLHYVFPYQFLDSPEWESLRPSEEGTFQVTLTAETDCSFITWPRKKLYLLLRKDRYVARLFASHLGYDISEKLYSLNEKLFAKFGLRFDIRLPSLYHVLGPASSEGEPEDCEEPPPASGQPGVSEPPPQPPPPPPLAPRPRASRPDSDLLGEDSTSLVLEDFAELPGSFMDYVSEGEYMK